The Leptospiraceae bacterium genomic interval ATATATGAAGAAGATTTCTTTAAATTGAAGACAACATTGTAATCACAGCTTCTAGAAAGTTCAGAAAGTTTCGAAGCTCCGCTTCCGTCTACGTAATTACAGATAAACAAATTCGTGCGAGAGGATAAGAACATTAGTTTATGCATTTGCGCTATGATGCCCGCTTTTGATTTTCAAATATACTTATGGCGTTTACCCTGAACTCATTCATCAGCGGATTAGTTGGAGAGAATAATCGAAACTCTGGTCTATGTAGATGGGGTTCGATAATAATATTAATGAAAATGAAGTGCTAGCAGGCACTATTCGTTTTCCGCTGAATAACGTCGCTAGAATTGAAATTGTTTCCGGTCCAGCTTCTGCTCTTTACGGTGCCAATGCTTTTAATGGAATTATCAATATCATCACTAAAGATGGAAAGACTCATCCAGGAAATCACGTTGATTTCACTTATGGAGGGTGGGAAAAAAATTTAGCAAATCCAGGATACCCGACAGCTTTTCTGCTAGAGGCAATTCAGGTGTAAACGCGTGATATACAATACAGTGTAGGTGATATTATTATAAAACTGATGGACCTAATTTTTCTAATACAGGAAGACTTGATAAGCCAGGATTCGAAAATAGAGCCAATCAAAATGATATGAATTATTTTACAGAAACAAAGGCTTGTGGTGGTGTTTGTAACCAGAATGCAAATGCAATTGGCAATTGGTGGTCTCCTACTTACAATAATTCGAAGAGGATACTTATAATTTGTCGGCAAAGTTTAGTAAAGGTGGATTTCGTTTTCAAACAGTGAATTGGCAATACCAGCAGGGCAGGGGACATTTGGAAACGGGACAGAGCAAATTGATAGCAACCAAAGAGGATTGGATACAGGAAAATTTGATTCTAGAAATTTAGCTCGACTATATGGAATCATAAAAGACCCAAAAACATTGGAACAGGAGGTTTTCATTGGGTCTCACTGGGATTTTAAAATAATAGTGTAACAGTGGGTTACCTCCATAAGTTCTCTGAGAAGCTCAATTTAGACAGTGAGCTTGTTACCCGCTCTACGCAAATTTTAAGTTCAAGCAATGAATTCTATCCAAATTCAACAGACACCTCTGCCTACTATCGTCCGAACGATGTATCTCCCTGCTGCTGGTGCAAAGGCTATTCGTGGCGCATCTGTTTACTCAAGACCGATAATAACTATCAGCTTGAAGAGAAGCTTCAATACAATCAATCTGATAAACTTTCCACTACGGCTGGTTTAGTAGTCAGACAATTTATTACTCCAAAAGATTATAACAGCTATGAAACGATTTACCTACAATACCTATTCTGGTTATATACAACAAATCTATAAACCTGTTGAAAAAATCGTAATCACAGCCGGAGTCAGACATGATATTTCAACAACCTACGGTAATGCAAACAAATCCAAGGCTTAGTTTTATCTTTAAGCCTAATAGTGATTTGACGCTAAAATTTTTATTCGGAACAGGGTTTAGAGAGCCTTCTGCAAAAGAGCTTTTTACCCAAACTGCTCAGAGAAAACCAAACCCTGCGCTTCGACCGGAACTCATGAGAGCACATGAAATCGGTGTCGGCTATCGCTTCTTTAAGAAGTATTATGTTTCTGGACAGGGATATTATAATAGAGTTACGAATTTGATTTTGGAGTTTGCTACGACTGATACAACTACTTTGAATGGAATTGTCCCCAAGAATCCCTGGCAGCAATATCAGAATTTAGGAATTGCGAGAATCTATGGATTTGAACTAGAGACTAATCTGCATTTGCTTGACCAATTACAGTTTTTTTTAAATTACACTTATACAAAAGGAGAATATGATAGGTTACCCTCTACACTTCAAACCTCACCGGCTACGACTGGAAGAGTTGGAGACAATCCAATCGAAGATTTAAATATGAGCGCCTTTAGGCAAGCAACCGTTACCCCCCAAACACCGAATGGACTTAATACTGTTCCTCGCTCAGGGCAAATTCCGAATATTGCGCCTCATAAAGTAAATCTAGGATTCACCCTGTTACCTTTTCCGAACCTTTCAATCTACACTGGCATAAATTATGTAGATATTAGACGTACCGTTTCAACTGACCCTGTGCGAACTGTGAAAGGATACGCAATGCTAAAATTAAATATTCGCTATGAAAATTTTATCTATGAAGGTCTGTATCTTCAACTTCATGTGAATAATTTGTTCAATGAACAATTCTATGATCCCGGAATTCGCTCTGCGACAGGTACATACTATCCGACCATGCATCCATTAGAGAAACGTAATATATGGTTTACGGTTGGCTATACATTTTAGAATTTACTTTTTAGGAAACTCAATTATAAACTTAGTCCCGACATTGACAGTGCTTTCCATTTTTATTTTACCGCCTAACGATTCGATTTGAGATTTAATTAAAAATAGTCCAAATCCTTTACCTTCTGGATGATTATGAAACTTCTGGTAAAGACCGAATAGCCTTTCTTTATGACGATTCACATCTACTCCAATTCCGTTATCAGTGAATGTGAGCAATAAATTATCTGCGGAGGATTTTGTATAGAGTGAAATAATTAGAGTTCTATCAGGGGCACGAAATTTGATTGAGTTTGTAAATAGATTCATAAGAATGCTTTCCAAGTAGGTTCGATTGAAATAGATGGTAGGAGTCCTATCAAAGTGAATTTCTATTACCGGTTGCGTTTCAATGAGTAAATCATTGATTTGACTGAGCACATCTTCAACCATATCTGAAAGATTTATCTCTTCCTGACTAATGGATGGTTGACTGCGAATAACAATAATTTTCTGCAAATCATTCATTGTTTTATTCAGCGCATTTGTAGATTGACCAAACCCATTGAGTATTTGCTTTAAATATTCATCCTCAATTTTAAAATCCTCGATTAGACTTAACAGTCCTAGTAGATTTGATAAAGGTGCTCGTAAATTATGAGAAATAATAAAGGAAAATTGGAGCAAATCATTGTTATTCTTTGTGAGTTCCAAGATTAGCTGCTCTTTTTCTTTATGCTCCAAATCTCTTTGTCTTTCGAGAAGTTTTCTTTCTGTTATATTCCTATGTGCAATGACAGCTCCCTTTTCTATTCCTGAGATAGGAGTTACATGCATTAGAAACCAACGCTCTTCTTCTGGTGAATGACAAGGATATTCCATGTTAAATTCTTCTAATGAGCCATTCATGACTGAGAGGATTCCTTGATTTGCCGCTTTAGCATCACTATTATCTGACGCACTGCTGCATACGTCGATATAATTTATACCTATGAAGTTTTCAGTTGTGCCATTCTCCAAAGCGAACTTTTTCCAAGCAGCGTTTACCGCTATTATGACGCCGTCAGAATTAATAACTACCATATGAGAGGAAAGTGAATTGAATACACTACTGCTCAACGCATTGCTTTTTATAAATTCGTCCTGACTCTTTTTTAATTCTTGTTCAGCAATTTTACGCGAGGTAATGTTTTTTGCAAAGCAAGCAACTCCTGTTATTTCATTTTCATGCCAAATAGGATTTAAAGCAACATCCATCCAATATGCGTTTAAATTTTCTGTTTCAGGAAAATAGAGTTCATGCTTTTGCGACTCTCCTGATAACGCTTTAGTATATAAACCAGACCAGAAATCAATTTCTTCTGAAGAAAATATTTTGGGACTTAATACACTGTCACCCTGTGTAATTGTGATTCCAAAGTATTTTTTTGTTCTTTGCACAAAAGAGTCATTAGCTGCAATGAGTCTATAATCTTTTCCTACACTCCAAATCAAATCCTCTGTGCTATTGATAAGTGCCACTTTTTCCCTGTGCTCAAATGCTTTTTGTTTTTCTAAGAATTT includes:
- a CDS encoding TonB-dependent receptor plug domain-containing protein gives rise to the protein MGFDNNINENEVLAGTIRFPLNNVARIEIVSGPASALYGANAFNGIINIITKDGKTHPGNHVDFTYGGWEKNLANPGYPTAFLLEAIQV
- a CDS encoding TonB-dependent receptor; this translates as MIFQQPTVMQTNPRLSFIFKPNSDLTLKFLFGTGFREPSAKELFTQTAQRKPNPALRPELMRAHEIGVGYRFFKKYYVSGQGYYNRVTNLILEFATTDTTTLNGIVPKNPWQQYQNLGIARIYGFELETNLHLLDQLQFFLNYTYTKGEYDRLPSTLQTSPATTGRVGDNPIEDLNMSAFRQATVTPQTPNGLNTVPRSGQIPNIAPHKVNLGFTLLPFPNLSIYTGINYVDIRRTVSTDPVRTVKGYAMLKLNIRYENFIYEGLYLQLHVNNLFNEQFYDPGIRSATGTYYPTMHPLEKRNIWFTVGYTF